A genome region from Streptomyces sp. S4.7 includes the following:
- a CDS encoding SDR family oxidoreductase, with translation MSTVQGARVVVTGAGGGIGAALARGFAAGGARVVVNDLDAAKAAAVAESIGSGTVAVPGDASAVVEQARDALGGTVDIYCANAGLGSPGDAFADEDVWASAWDVNVMAHVRASRILLPDWLERGAGRFVSTVSAAGLLTMIGAAPYSVTKHGALAYAEWLSLTYRHRGLKVHAICPQGVRTDMLTSAGSAGDLVLAPTAIEPEAVAEALFDAMAEDRFLVLPHTEVAGYYRARATDPDRWLTGMNQIQQKWEGAGR, from the coding sequence ATGAGTACGGTGCAGGGCGCACGTGTGGTGGTCACAGGAGCCGGCGGCGGAATCGGTGCCGCCCTCGCCCGCGGATTCGCCGCCGGCGGCGCCCGCGTCGTCGTCAACGACCTCGACGCCGCGAAGGCCGCGGCTGTCGCCGAGTCCATCGGCTCCGGCACCGTCGCCGTACCGGGCGACGCCTCCGCCGTGGTCGAACAGGCCCGCGACGCGCTCGGCGGCACCGTCGACATCTACTGCGCCAACGCGGGTCTCGGCTCGCCCGGCGACGCCTTCGCCGACGAGGACGTCTGGGCCTCGGCCTGGGACGTCAACGTCATGGCGCACGTCCGCGCCTCCCGGATCCTGCTGCCCGACTGGCTGGAGCGCGGCGCCGGCCGGTTCGTCTCCACCGTCTCCGCCGCCGGACTGCTCACGATGATCGGCGCCGCGCCGTACAGCGTCACCAAGCACGGCGCGCTCGCCTACGCGGAATGGCTCTCGCTGACCTACCGCCACCGCGGGCTCAAGGTCCATGCCATCTGCCCGCAGGGCGTCCGTACGGACATGCTCACCTCGGCCGGATCGGCGGGCGATCTGGTACTCGCCCCGACGGCGATCGAGCCCGAGGCCGTCGCCGAAGCGCTGTTCGACGCGATGGCCGAGGACCGGTTCCTGGTACTGCCGCACACCGAGGTGGCCGGCTACTACCGGGCCCGCGCCACCGACCCCGACCGTTGGCTGACCGGCATGAACCAGATCCAGCAGAAATGGGAAGGAGCCGGGCGATGA
- a CDS encoding DUF202 domain-containing protein: protein MGSPPAPGSARDPGLQPERTRLAWRRTTLTYTVVAVLAGRQVVRGEVTAAGVVAAALGALVWLAFLWVAHRRIVALDTARPRALPVRAGVAAVACVVCLAAFGMTVL from the coding sequence ATGGGGAGCCCGCCCGCGCCCGGGTCCGCGCGGGACCCCGGCCTCCAGCCGGAGCGGACCCGGCTGGCCTGGCGGCGTACGACCCTGACGTACACGGTCGTCGCGGTACTCGCGGGCAGACAGGTCGTCAGGGGCGAGGTGACGGCGGCGGGGGTCGTGGCGGCGGCGCTGGGCGCGCTGGTGTGGCTGGCGTTCCTGTGGGTGGCGCACCGGCGGATCGTGGCGCTGGACACCGCGCGCCCGCGTGCGCTGCCGGTGCGCGCGGGGGTCGCGGCGGTGGCCTGTGTGGTCTGCCTGGCGGCGTTCGGCATGACCGTGCTCTGA
- the soxR gene encoding redox-sensitive transcriptional activator SoxR, translating to MPKIPEKVQELTVGQLSARSGAATSALHFYEAKGLISSRRTSGNQRRYSRDTLRRVAFVRAAQRVGIPLATIRDALAELPEGRTPNHDDWARLSKAWRSELDERIKRLGRLRDHLTDCIGCGCLSLESCVLSNPDDAFGDRMSGSRLLAERRRATK from the coding sequence GTGCCGAAGATTCCGGAGAAGGTTCAAGAACTCACCGTCGGGCAGCTGTCAGCGCGCAGCGGTGCCGCGACGTCGGCCCTGCACTTCTACGAGGCCAAGGGTCTGATCAGCAGCCGCAGGACCAGCGGCAACCAGCGCCGCTACAGCAGGGACACACTGCGCCGGGTCGCCTTCGTGCGCGCGGCCCAGCGCGTGGGTATCCCGCTCGCCACCATCAGGGACGCTCTCGCCGAGCTTCCCGAGGGGCGTACACCGAACCACGACGACTGGGCCCGGCTCTCCAAGGCGTGGCGCTCGGAACTCGACGAGCGCATCAAACGGCTCGGCCGGCTGCGGGACCATCTGACCGACTGCATCGGCTGCGGGTGTCTGTCGCTGGAGTCGTGCGTGCTGTCCAACCCGGACGACGCTTTCGGCGACCGGATGTCCGGCTCACGGCTCCTGGCGGAGCGCAGGCGCGCGACGAAGTAG
- a CDS encoding acyl-CoA dehydrogenase family protein, producing the protein MDFAFDARTEELRTELLAFMDERIRPAEAIAHEQRARLADPWDTPAIVDELKAEARERGLWNLFLPDAEHGAGLTNLQYAPLAEITGRSPQLAPTALNCAAPDTGNMEVLAQFGSDEQKKRWLEPLLAGEIRSAFAMTEPEVASSDATNIRTRIDRDGDDYVINGRKWYISGAMNPDCRIFIVMGKTDPDGADPRRQQSMILVPRDTPGLTVERAMSVYGYEDHYHGGHAEVVFSDVRVPAANLIGEEGGGFAIAQARLGPGRIHHCMRLIGMAERAIELMCLRAVSRTAFGKPIAQQGVVQNWIADARVTVEQLRLLVLKTAWLMDTVGNRGAHTEIQAIKIATPRAVVDIIDSAVQLHGAGGVSQDFPLAELWAAARTLRLADGPDEVHQRSLARRELKKYR; encoded by the coding sequence ATGGACTTCGCATTCGACGCCCGCACCGAGGAACTGCGCACCGAGCTGCTGGCCTTCATGGACGAGCGCATCCGTCCCGCCGAGGCGATCGCGCACGAACAGCGGGCCCGGCTCGCCGACCCGTGGGACACCCCGGCGATCGTGGACGAGCTGAAGGCCGAGGCCCGTGAGCGCGGGCTGTGGAATCTGTTCCTCCCGGACGCGGAGCACGGTGCCGGGCTCACCAATCTCCAGTACGCCCCGCTCGCCGAAATCACCGGCCGCAGCCCCCAGTTGGCCCCGACGGCACTCAACTGCGCGGCGCCCGACACCGGAAACATGGAGGTCCTGGCCCAGTTCGGCAGCGACGAGCAGAAGAAGCGCTGGCTGGAGCCGCTGCTCGCCGGTGAGATCCGTTCGGCGTTCGCGATGACCGAGCCGGAGGTCGCCTCGTCCGACGCGACGAACATCCGCACCCGGATCGACCGCGACGGCGACGACTATGTGATCAACGGCCGCAAGTGGTACATCTCCGGGGCGATGAATCCGGACTGCCGGATCTTCATCGTGATGGGCAAGACCGATCCGGACGGCGCCGACCCCCGCCGCCAGCAGTCGATGATCCTCGTCCCGCGCGACACCCCGGGCCTCACGGTCGAGCGCGCGATGAGCGTGTACGGCTACGAGGACCACTACCACGGCGGCCACGCCGAGGTGGTCTTCTCCGACGTCCGCGTACCGGCGGCCAATCTCATCGGCGAGGAGGGTGGCGGCTTCGCCATCGCGCAGGCCCGGCTCGGCCCCGGCCGGATCCACCACTGCATGCGGCTCATCGGCATGGCCGAGCGCGCCATCGAGCTGATGTGCCTGCGGGCGGTCTCCCGTACGGCCTTCGGCAAGCCCATCGCCCAGCAGGGCGTGGTCCAGAACTGGATCGCCGACGCGCGGGTGACGGTCGAGCAGTTGCGGCTGCTGGTGCTCAAGACGGCCTGGCTGATGGACACGGTCGGCAACCGGGGCGCGCACACGGAGATCCAGGCGATCAAGATCGCGACGCCGCGCGCGGTGGTCGACATCATCGACAGCGCGGTGCAGCTGCACGGCGCCGGCGGGGTCAGCCAGGACTTCCCGCTGGCGGAGCTGTGGGCCGCCGCGCGGACGCTACGGCTGGCCGACGGCCCGGACGAGGTGCACCAACGGTCGCTGGCACGCCGCGAGTTGAAGAAGTACCGGTAG
- a CDS encoding TetR/AcrR family transcriptional regulator, with product MARTTDGNGTPVPQRLLAAATRLFAEQGYGSTSVQEIVEAAGVTKGALYHYFGSKEDLLQEVYARVLRLQQERLDAFADADEPVERRLRAAAADVVVTTIDNLDDAAIFFRSMHHLSPEKNKQVRAERRRYHERFRALVEEGQLSGVFTSATPSDLVVDYHFGSVHHLSTWYRPDGPLTPQQVADHLADLLLRALRP from the coding sequence GTGGCCAGAACGACGGACGGGAACGGCACCCCCGTCCCCCAGCGCCTGCTTGCCGCCGCCACCCGGCTCTTCGCCGAGCAGGGTTACGGCAGTACGTCGGTCCAGGAGATCGTGGAGGCGGCCGGCGTCACCAAGGGCGCGCTCTACCACTACTTCGGCTCCAAGGAAGACCTCCTCCAGGAGGTGTACGCCCGCGTGCTCCGCCTCCAGCAGGAGCGGCTGGACGCCTTCGCCGACGCCGACGAGCCCGTGGAGCGGCGGCTGCGCGCGGCGGCGGCCGACGTCGTCGTGACCACCATCGACAATCTGGACGACGCGGCGATCTTCTTCCGCTCGATGCACCATCTGAGCCCGGAGAAGAACAAGCAGGTACGGGCCGAGCGGCGGCGCTACCACGAGCGGTTCCGCGCACTGGTCGAAGAGGGCCAGCTCAGCGGGGTGTTCACCTCCGCCACGCCCTCCGACCTGGTGGTGGACTACCACTTCGGATCGGTCCACCACCTGTCCACCTGGTACCGGCCGGACGGCCCGCTCACACCGCAGCAGGTCGCCGACCACCTCGCGGACCTGCTGCTGCGCGCACTGCGCCCGTAG
- a CDS encoding TetR/AcrR family transcriptional regulator: protein MRTAERTADGEGVPWGEVTPEAARRLLVAAVEAFAERGYHATTTRDIASRAGMSPAALYIHYKTKEELLHRISRIGHDKALEILQAAADRDGTAAERLTDAVRSFVRWHAARHTTARVVQYELDALADEHRTEIVELRRRSGATVRRILQDGVRDGEFDVPDVPGTTLAVLSLCIDVARWFNTQGRRTPDEVGTLYADLVLRMVVSRDS, encoded by the coding sequence GTACGGCGGAACGGACGGCCGACGGCGAGGGCGTGCCGTGGGGTGAGGTCACCCCCGAGGCGGCCAGAAGGCTGCTCGTCGCCGCCGTGGAGGCGTTCGCCGAACGCGGGTACCACGCGACCACCACCCGCGACATCGCGAGCCGGGCCGGTATGAGCCCGGCGGCACTCTACATCCACTACAAGACCAAGGAAGAGCTGCTCCACCGGATCAGCCGGATCGGCCACGACAAGGCCCTGGAGATCCTTCAGGCCGCCGCCGACCGCGACGGCACGGCCGCCGAGCGGCTCACCGACGCCGTCCGCTCCTTCGTCCGCTGGCACGCGGCGCGCCACACCACGGCGCGTGTGGTCCAGTACGAACTCGACGCGCTCGCCGACGAGCACCGCACCGAGATCGTCGAACTGCGCAGGCGCAGCGGCGCGACCGTCCGCCGGATCCTCCAGGACGGTGTACGCGACGGGGAGTTCGACGTCCCGGACGTGCCGGGCACCACCCTGGCCGTGCTCTCGCTCTGCATCGACGTGGCGCGCTGGTTCAACACACAGGGGCGCCGGACGCCCGACGAGGTCGGCACGCTCTACGCCGACCTCGTGCTCCGCATGGTGGTCTCCCGCGACTCGTGA
- a CDS encoding MaoC family dehydratase, whose protein sequence is MAEPRVFTSAEELRAAVGEQLGHSDWLEVDQKRIDLFAEATGDHQWIHVDPEQAAKGPFRTTIAHGYLTLSLLPVLVPQVLAIENVTMGVNYGVNKVRFPSPVPVGSRLRGTAVVKDVAEAGGGVQVTTVVTVEREGAEKPACVAESVSRYYF, encoded by the coding sequence ATGGCTGAGCCGAGGGTCTTCACTTCCGCCGAGGAGCTGCGCGCCGCCGTCGGCGAGCAGTTGGGGCACAGCGACTGGCTGGAGGTCGACCAGAAGCGGATCGATCTCTTCGCCGAGGCCACCGGTGACCACCAGTGGATCCATGTGGACCCGGAGCAGGCGGCGAAGGGACCGTTCCGCACGACCATCGCGCACGGCTATCTGACGCTGTCGCTCCTGCCGGTCCTCGTCCCGCAGGTCCTGGCCATCGAGAACGTGACGATGGGCGTCAACTACGGCGTCAACAAGGTCCGTTTCCCCTCCCCCGTGCCCGTGGGCTCACGGCTGCGCGGTACGGCCGTAGTGAAGGACGTCGCCGAGGCGGGCGGCGGTGTCCAGGTCACCACGGTCGTCACGGTGGAGCGCGAGGGCGCCGAGAAGCCGGCGTGCGTGGCGGAGTCGGTGTCCCGGTACTACTTCTGA
- a CDS encoding phosphotransferase family protein: protein MSASPPPGLDPEKLRGRLDRDRPGLVEGPLSARLIEGGRSNLTYAVTDGAHDWVVRRPPLGHVLATAHDMKREFRVTSALHPTAVPVPGPLLLCEDPEVLGAPFYLMEYVTGTPYRTAEQLAPLGPERTRAALLGLVDTLVELHAVDPNAVGLADFGRPEGFLDRQLRRWAKQLDASRNRDLAGVDELHAALGRSLPHSPAPTVIHGDYRLDNVLIGDDDRINAVLDWEMSTLGDPLTDLGLLVMYSAPLQITGSPISTTAGAAGHPSPAELIERYTAGSGRDTSAIAWYTAFAWFKLAVILEGIHYRYTLGQTVGGGFERIGDLVPVFIEHGLTTLQEG from the coding sequence ATGAGCGCCAGTCCCCCGCCAGGACTCGACCCGGAGAAGCTGCGCGGCCGTCTCGACCGCGACCGCCCCGGTCTGGTGGAGGGACCGCTGAGCGCCCGGCTGATCGAGGGCGGCCGGTCGAACCTGACGTACGCGGTCACCGACGGCGCCCATGACTGGGTGGTCCGCCGGCCCCCGCTCGGCCATGTGCTGGCCACGGCGCACGACATGAAGCGTGAGTTCCGGGTGACCAGCGCGCTGCACCCGACAGCCGTGCCGGTGCCCGGCCCCCTGCTGCTGTGCGAGGACCCGGAGGTGCTCGGGGCGCCGTTCTACCTCATGGAGTACGTGACGGGGACCCCGTACCGCACGGCGGAACAGCTCGCCCCGCTCGGCCCCGAGCGCACCCGTGCCGCGCTCCTCGGTCTCGTCGACACCCTCGTCGAGCTGCACGCGGTCGACCCCAACGCGGTGGGTCTCGCCGACTTCGGCCGCCCCGAGGGCTTCCTCGACCGCCAACTGCGCCGCTGGGCCAAGCAGTTGGATGCCTCACGCAATCGCGACCTGGCCGGTGTCGACGAGTTGCACGCGGCTCTCGGACGCTCCCTGCCCCACTCCCCCGCGCCCACAGTCATCCACGGTGACTACCGGCTCGACAACGTCCTGATCGGCGACGACGACCGCATCAACGCCGTGCTGGACTGGGAGATGTCCACGCTCGGCGATCCGCTGACGGACCTCGGTCTGCTGGTGATGTACAGCGCGCCACTTCAGATCACGGGCTCACCGATCAGCACGACCGCCGGCGCGGCCGGCCATCCGTCCCCGGCCGAGCTCATCGAGCGCTACACCGCCGGGTCCGGCCGCGACACCTCGGCGATCGCCTGGTACACGGCCTTCGCCTGGTTCAAGCTCGCGGTGATCCTCGAAGGCATCCACTACCGCTACACGCTGGGCCAGACGGTCGGCGGCGGTTTCGAGCGCATCGGGGATCTCGTCCCCGTCTTCATCGAGCACGGCCTCACCACCCTGCAGGAAGGCTGA
- a CDS encoding DUF202 domain-containing protein → MIDFVRNLRLWFAPRRIGDEGTTPDYRFSLANERTFLAWIRTALALVGGGFAVDQFLPDLRWGVRVGLAVVLFAIGALSALRAISQWVRSERAMRRGEDLPVTPFPTLLGLSVAAVAVIMLVVVLIDRPG, encoded by the coding sequence GTGATCGACTTCGTACGGAACCTGCGTCTGTGGTTCGCGCCCCGGCGGATCGGCGACGAGGGCACGACCCCCGACTACCGTTTCTCGCTCGCCAACGAACGCACGTTCCTCGCCTGGATCCGTACCGCGCTCGCCCTGGTGGGCGGCGGATTCGCGGTGGACCAGTTCCTGCCCGACCTGCGCTGGGGTGTCCGCGTGGGGCTGGCCGTGGTCCTCTTCGCGATCGGCGCGCTCAGCGCGCTGCGGGCGATCAGCCAGTGGGTGCGCAGCGAGCGGGCGATGCGCCGGGGCGAGGACCTGCCGGTGACCCCGTTCCCGACGCTGCTGGGTCTGTCGGTCGCCGCCGTCGCCGTGATCATGCTGGTCGTGGTGTTGATCGACCGGCCGGGCTGA